In Athene noctua chromosome 8, bAthNoc1.hap1.1, whole genome shotgun sequence, a genomic segment contains:
- the GHSR gene encoding growth hormone secretagogue receptor type 1 — translation MREGSAGGRGAENGTGVEPPLHLFPAPVLTGITVACVLLFVIGVIGNLMTMLVVSRFRDMRTTTNFYLSSMAFSDLLIFLCMPLDLFRLWQYRPWNFGDLLCKLFQFVSESCTYSTILNITALSVERYVAICFPLRAKVIITKGKVKLVILFLWAVSFISAGPIFVLVGVEHENGTNPLSTNECRATEYAIRSGLLTIMVWTSSIFFFLPVFCLTVLYSLIGRKLWRRKRKNIGPNAVIRDKNNKQTVKMLVVVVFAFILCWLPFHVGRYLFSKSFEAGSLEIAVISQYCNLVSFVLFYLSAAINPILYNIMSKKYRVAACRLFGLKPLPKKRLSSTKQESSRVWTKQSVIT, via the exons ATGCGGGAGGGGAGCGCGGGCGGCCGCGgagcggagaacgggacgggcgTCGAGCCCCCGCTGCACCTCTTCCCCGCGCCCGTGCTCACCGGCATCACCGTCGCCTGCGTCCTCCTCTTCGTCATCGGGGTCATCGGCAACCTCATGACCATGCTGGTGGTGTCGCGGTTCCGGGACATGAGGACCACCACCAACTTCTACTTGTCCAGCATGGCCTTCTCCGACCTGCTCATCTTCCTCTGCATGCCCCTGGACCTCTTCCGCCTCTGGCAGTACCGGCCCTGGAACTTCGGGGACCTCCTCTGCAAGCTCTTCCAGTTCGTCAGCGAGAGCTGCACCTACTCCACCATCCTCAACATCACCGCCCTCAGCGTGGAGCGGTACGTCGCCATCTGCTTCCCCCTCCGAGCTAAAGTGATCATCACCAAGGGGAAGGTCAAGCTGGTCATCCTCTTCCTCTGGGCCGTCTCCTTCATCAGCGCCGGACCCATCTTCGTCTTGGTGGGGGTCGAGCACGAGAACGGCACGAACCCCCTGAGCACCAACGAGTGCCGAGCCACGGAGTACGCCATCCGCTCGGGGCTCCTCACCATCATGGTCTGGACCTCCAGCATCTTCTTTTTCCTGCCCGTGTTTTGCTTGACCGTGCTGTACAGCCTCATCGGGAGGAAGCtctggaggagaaaaagaaagaacatcgGTCCAAATGCTGTCATCAGGGACAAGAACAACAAGCAAACTGTGAAAATGTTAG ttGTGGTGGTATTTGCTTTCATACTCTGCTGGTTGCCTTTTCACGTAGGACGATATTTATTTTCCAAGTCCTTTGAAGCTGGATCCTTGGAGATAGCAGTGATCAGCCAGTACTGCAACTTGGTGTCCTTTGTCCTCTTCTACCTTAGCGCAGCCATCAACCCCATCCTCTACAACATCATGTCGAAGAAGTACCGAGTCGCCGCTTGCCGGCTGTTTGGACTCAAACCCCTTCCAAAGAAAAGACTCTCCAGCACAAAGCAAGAAAGCTCGCGTGTTTGGACAAAACAGAGCGTTATCACATGA